GCGGCGACCAAAGTCAGCAGCCTGTCGATTGCCGAGCGTCAGTTGGTGGAAATCGCCCGCGCCCTGCATGCCCACGCCAGGATCCTGGTGATGGACGAACCCACCACACCGCTGTCGTCCCGCGAGACCGACCGGCTGTTTGCGCTGATCAAACAACTGCGCGGCCAGGGCCTGGCGATTATCTATATCAGCCACCGCATGGCCGAGATCTATGAGTTGTCCGACCGGGTTTCGGTGCTGCGTGACGGCCAGTACATCGGCGAGTTGACCCGCGACGCGTTGTCGGCCGAGGTGCTGGTGAAAATGATGGTGGGCCGCGACCTGTCCGGTTTCTATAAAAAGGAACACGCCGCCTACAACCCCGGCAACGTAGTGATGCGTGTGCGGGACATGGCCGACGGCAAGCGCGTGCGCAACTGCAGCTTTGATTTGCACGGCGGTGAAGTGCTGGGCATCGCCGGCCTGGTGGGGGCAGGGCGCACGGAGTTGGCGCGGCTGATCTTCGCCGCCGACCCGCGTACCAGCGGCACCCTGGAAGTGGTGGGCAAGACCGTCACCCAACTGCGCACCCCGGCCGATGCGATCCGCGCCGGCGTGGTGTACCTCACCGAAGACCGCAAAGCCCAGGGCCTGTTTTTGGACATGAGCGTGGCCGACAACATCAACGTCTGCGCCTGTGTGCCGGATGCGCGTGCCGGCGGCGTGCTCGACCTTGGCCACGCGGCGCAACGCGCGAATGAGGCGATCAAATCGCTGTCGATCCGCGTGGCGTCGGGCAAGGTCAATGTGGGCGCGTTGTCCGGCGGCAACCAGCAGAAGGTGTTGCTGGCGCGGCTGCTGGAGGTCAAGCCGCATGTGCTGATCCTCGACGAACCCACGCGGGGCGTGGACATCGGCTCCAAGTCCGAGATCTACCGCATCATCAATCAACTGGCCCAGGCCGGTGTCGGCATTGTGGTGATCTCCAGCGAGCTGCCGGAGATCATCGGCACCTGCGACCGGGTGCTGATCATGCGCGAAGGCCAATTGGTGGCCGAAGTGGGCGGGGCCTCGGGCCACGCTATTTCCCAGGAACGTATTATTGACCTCGCCACCGGTGGCGATCAGGTGGTTGCCAATGGCTGATTCGATGATTGCAACAAAACAAACAATAGGCAGGGCAGAGCGCGCACGTGAACTGATGCGCACCGTGGGCATGTTGCCGGTGCTGGTGTTGTTGCTGGTGGGCTTTGCCCTGGCCAGCGAAAACTTCCTGACCATGCAGAACCTGTCGATCATCACCCAGCAGGCCTCGGTCAACGTGGTGTTGGCGGCGGGCATGACCTTTGTGATTCTCACGGCGGGCATCGACCTGTC
This region of Pseudomonas asgharzadehiana genomic DNA includes:
- a CDS encoding sugar ABC transporter ATP-binding protein, with product MSLEPLLEMQGISKTFNGLRVLKSVGLKVYPGEIHALMGENGAGKSTLMKILSGAYQADPGGEIRIGGQAIATYNPATAKALGIAVIYQELSLCPNLSVAENIYLGRELRRGWTIDRKGMQDGCKEVLQRLGAEFTAATKVSSLSIAERQLVEIARALHAHARILVMDEPTTPLSSRETDRLFALIKQLRGQGLAIIYISHRMAEIYELSDRVSVLRDGQYIGELTRDALSAEVLVKMMVGRDLSGFYKKEHAAYNPGNVVMRVRDMADGKRVRNCSFDLHGGEVLGIAGLVGAGRTELARLIFAADPRTSGTLEVVGKTVTQLRTPADAIRAGVVYLTEDRKAQGLFLDMSVADNINVCACVPDARAGGVLDLGHAAQRANEAIKSLSIRVASGKVNVGALSGGNQQKVLLARLLEVKPHVLILDEPTRGVDIGSKSEIYRIINQLAQAGVGIVVISSELPEIIGTCDRVLIMREGQLVAEVGGASGHAISQERIIDLATGGDQVVANG